In a genomic window of Streptobacillus ratti:
- a CDS encoding formate C-acetyltransferase, with the protein MNQRIKKLKEDLFKNKREISIERAILYTESHKKTEGLPEIIRRALATKNILEKMEISIREDEIIVGNRTIKPRSGIISPEMDPYWIYSEKDTIHSRTQDKFIFNENDKKIFCEKLYPYWAGKSLKDSLNGIVRDEIQEAIDEKIFSLNQTDKGQGHIIPDFELILNKGFENLVLDVEKQLEKNPENAFLKASLISLKASIQHIERYVVLIDELILKEKNENRKKELEIMLEVSKNIARKPASNFIEALQLLWYTSIILQMESNASSISLGRFDQYLWKFYKKDIENGKDVEILKEYLEAFYIKTNDVVLLRSENSAKFFAGFPSGYTALLGGLTIYGQSAVNDLSYLCLDAYKDIKLPQPNFGVRINDIEPRKFIKKTCETIALGTGIPQLFNDDVIIQSFLSRGVTLEDARNYSVVGCVELSIPGKLYGLHDIAMLNIMKIMEKVLYSFENKKVEFNDIFEEIKNKISYYVSLMAEGSNLVDLGHRKYAPVPLLSTLMENCIEKCKDITEGGAKYNFSGVQGIGLPNLSDSLMALKTLVFNQKKYKFDDVLNAMKNNFESKIYQEMRCNFINNADKYGNDIDEVDNISAEILRFYCKEVEKYINPRGGIFTPGSYTVSAHIPLGEAVGATPDGRYKGEQLADGGLSPMFGRDMFGPTAVLKSLSKLDNVLLTNGSLLNVKFSPSTLKDDKGINNFVNFVYAYLKLKLTHIQFNVIGAETLKEAQKKPEKYSNLIVRVAGYSAFFNELNKKIQDDIIHRTEHNL; encoded by the coding sequence ATGAATCAAAGAATAAAAAAATTAAAAGAAGATTTATTTAAAAATAAAAGAGAAATATCCATAGAAAGAGCAATACTATATACTGAAAGTCATAAGAAAACAGAGGGATTGCCAGAAATAATAAGAAGAGCTCTTGCTACAAAAAATATTTTAGAAAAAATGGAAATTTCAATTAGGGAAGATGAAATAATTGTTGGAAATAGGACTATAAAACCTAGAAGTGGAATTATTTCTCCTGAAATGGATCCTTATTGGATATATTCAGAAAAAGATACTATACATAGTAGAACACAAGATAAATTTATTTTTAATGAAAATGATAAAAAAATTTTTTGTGAAAAACTATATCCTTATTGGGCTGGAAAATCATTAAAAGATTCATTAAATGGAATTGTAAGAGATGAAATACAAGAAGCAATTGATGAAAAAATTTTTAGTTTAAATCAAACAGATAAAGGTCAAGGTCATATCATACCAGATTTTGAATTAATATTAAATAAAGGATTTGAGAATCTTGTTTTAGATGTAGAAAAACAACTTGAAAAAAATCCTGAAAATGCTTTTTTAAAAGCTTCGTTAATTTCATTAAAAGCATCTATACAACATATAGAGAGATATGTTGTTTTAATAGATGAATTAATATTAAAAGAAAAGAATGAGAATAGAAAAAAAGAATTAGAAATTATGTTAGAAGTTTCAAAAAATATTGCAAGAAAACCAGCATCTAATTTCATTGAAGCATTACAACTTCTATGGTATACAAGCATTATTTTACAAATGGAATCTAATGCAAGTTCAATTTCTTTAGGAAGATTTGATCAATATTTATGGAAATTCTATAAAAAAGATATTGAAAATGGGAAAGATGTAGAAATATTAAAAGAATATCTTGAAGCTTTCTATATTAAAACAAATGATGTAGTATTGTTAAGAAGTGAAAATTCAGCTAAATTTTTTGCAGGATTTCCTTCAGGTTATACAGCACTTCTTGGAGGACTTACAATTTATGGACAATCTGCAGTAAATGACTTATCTTACTTATGTTTAGATGCTTATAAAGATATTAAGTTACCACAACCAAACTTTGGTGTTAGAATTAATGATATTGAACCAAGAAAATTTATAAAAAAAACTTGTGAAACAATAGCATTAGGAACAGGAATACCACAATTATTTAATGATGATGTAATTATACAGTCATTTTTATCACGAGGTGTAACTTTAGAAGATGCTAGAAATTATTCAGTAGTTGGTTGTGTTGAATTATCAATACCAGGAAAATTATATGGATTACATGATATAGCGATGTTAAATATTATGAAAATAATGGAGAAAGTTTTATATTCATTTGAGAATAAAAAGGTAGAATTTAACGATATATTTGAAGAAATAAAAAATAAAATATCTTATTATGTTTCATTAATGGCAGAGGGAAGTAATTTAGTAGACTTAGGACATAGAAAATATGCACCTGTACCATTACTTTCAACATTAATGGAAAACTGTATTGAAAAATGTAAAGATATTACAGAGGGAGGTGCGAAATATAATTTTTCAGGAGTACAAGGGATAGGACTTCCCAATTTATCAGATTCACTTATGGCTTTAAAAACATTAGTATTTAATCAAAAAAAATATAAATTTGATGATGTATTAAATGCGATGAAAAATAATTTTGAAAGCAAAATTTATCAAGAAATGAGATGTAACTTTATTAATAATGCTGATAAATATGGAAATGATATCGATGAGGTAGATAATATAAGTGCAGAAATATTAAGATTTTATTGTAAAGAAGTTGAAAAATATATTAATCCAAGAGGAGGTATTTTTACGCCAGGTTCATATACAGTTTCAGCACATATTCCTTTAGGAGAAGCTGTTGGAGCAACACCAGATGGTAGATATAAGGGGGAACAATTGGCAGATGGAGGCTTATCACCTATGTTTGGAAGAGATATGTTTGGACCAACTGCAGTATTGAAATCATTAAGTAAATTAGATAATGTTTTATTAACGAATGGAAGTTTATTAAATGTTAAATTTAGTCCTTCAACCTTAAAAGATGATAAAGGAATAAATAATTTTGTAAACTTTGTTTATGCTTATTTAAAATTAAAATTAACACATATACAATTTAATGTTATAGGTGCTGAAACATTAAAAGAAGCACAAAAAAAACCTGAAAAATATTCAAATTTAATTGTACGTGTTGCAGGATATAGTGCATTTTTTAATGAATTAAATAAAAAAATACAAGACGATATTATTCATAGAACAGAGCATAATTTGTAA
- a CDS encoding DeoR/GlpR family DNA-binding transcription regulator: MFVQERLDKIINLIIKNKKVKVNELSEYFNVSKDLIRKDLTKLENAGHLKRTYGGAIKVRHSAETITITSRISKNVENKKKLAIKALNEIKEGDLIFLDISSINYILAQEIIKNDMNITIVTNMIDIMHLFSVNINTKTKIIGIGGNCNKIIGGFVGLSSVEQIKRYNITKSFIGTIGINIDTGIVSTYEENDGLTKKCIIDSSKIKYLITEKSKIEQDGKYIFSSLTDFDYIIIDSDISEKTKQDIKKFDINIK, encoded by the coding sequence ATGTTTGTTCAGGAGCGTTTAGATAAAATTATAAACTTAATAATTAAAAATAAAAAAGTAAAAGTAAATGAATTAAGTGAATATTTTAATGTTTCCAAAGATCTTATTAGAAAAGATTTAACAAAATTAGAGAATGCTGGACATTTAAAAAGAACTTATGGAGGTGCAATTAAAGTAAGACACTCTGCTGAAACAATCACAATTACATCAAGAATTTCAAAAAATGTTGAAAACAAAAAAAAATTAGCAATTAAAGCATTAAATGAAATTAAAGAGGGGGATTTAATATTTTTAGATATTTCTTCAATAAACTATATTTTAGCACAAGAAATAATTAAAAATGATATGAATATAACTATAGTTACTAATATGATTGATATAATGCACCTTTTTTCAGTAAATATTAATACAAAAACTAAAATTATTGGAATAGGTGGAAATTGTAATAAAATAATTGGTGGATTTGTTGGTTTATCTTCTGTAGAACAAATCAAAAGATATAATATAACAAAATCATTTATTGGTACAATTGGTATAAATATTGATACAGGAATAGTTTCAACTTATGAAGAAAATGATGGTTTGACTAAAAAATGTATTATAGATTCAAGTAAAATAAAATATTTAATTACAGAAAAATCTAAAATTGAGCAAGACGGGAAATATATATTTTCATCTTTAACAGATTTTGACTATATAATAATAGATAGTGATATTTCTGAAAAAACAAAACAAGATATAAAAAAATTTGATATTAATATAAAATAA
- a CDS encoding PTS fructose transporter subunit EIIC, giving the protein MKELLKNIKQHLMTGVSYMIPFVVAGGVLLALAVMISGKAAVPETGFLKSMSDIGIAGLTLFVPVLGGFIAFSMVDRPGIAPGMIAAYLANNKGGGFLGGIIGGILAGIVVYYLKKIKVPKVLSSVMPIFIIPLVGTFISGIIVILFIGEPIGSFMTGLNEWLQGMQSGSKIVLGLILGSMIAFDMGGPFNKVAFFFAAATVQTSPNIMGAVGAAICTPPIGLALASFIFKNKFTVDERESGKAALIMGSVGITEGAIPFAAADPIRVIPSIMVGSSVSSVISLLLNATNNAAWGGLIVLPVVSNKLGYIISIIIGSIVTALMVSFLKKPVMNFKDEKEKNNDNIELNITF; this is encoded by the coding sequence GTGAAAGAACTATTGAAAAATATTAAACAGCATTTAATGACAGGAGTTTCATATATGATTCCTTTTGTTGTAGCTGGTGGAGTTTTACTAGCATTAGCAGTAATGATTTCTGGTAAAGCAGCTGTACCTGAAACAGGATTTTTAAAAAGTATGTCTGATATAGGTATAGCTGGATTAACATTATTTGTTCCAGTTCTTGGTGGATTTATTGCATTTTCAATGGTTGATAGACCTGGAATTGCTCCTGGTATGATTGCAGCATATTTAGCAAACAATAAAGGAGGAGGATTCTTAGGAGGAATTATAGGGGGAATATTAGCTGGAATAGTTGTATATTATTTAAAAAAAATTAAAGTACCTAAGGTATTATCATCAGTAATGCCAATATTTATTATTCCTCTAGTTGGTACATTTATAAGTGGAATAATAGTTATATTATTTATAGGAGAACCAATAGGTTCATTTATGACGGGATTAAATGAATGGTTACAAGGAATGCAGAGTGGTTCTAAAATAGTATTGGGATTAATATTGGGTTCTATGATTGCATTTGATATGGGTGGTCCTTTTAATAAAGTTGCATTCTTTTTTGCTGCTGCAACAGTACAAACATCACCTAATATAATGGGAGCAGTTGGTGCAGCTATTTGTACACCACCAATAGGATTGGCTTTAGCTTCATTTATATTTAAAAATAAATTTACTGTTGATGAAAGAGAATCAGGAAAAGCAGCTTTAATAATGGGAAGTGTTGGAATTACAGAAGGAGCAATACCATTTGCAGCAGCTGACCCTATTAGAGTCATACCATCAATAATGGTTGGAAGTTCAGTATCTTCAGTAATATCATTATTATTAAATGCAACAAATAATGCTGCTTGGGGAGGATTGATAGTTTTACCTGTTGTTTCAAATAAGCTTGGATATATTATTTCTATAATTATAGGGAGTATTGTAACAGCATTAATGGTTTCATTTTTAAAAAAGCCTGTAATGAATTTTAAAGATGAAAAAGAAAAAAATAATGATAATATTGAATTGAATATTACTTTTTAA
- a CDS encoding PTS fructose-like transporter subunit IIB — MKILAVTACPSGVAHTYMAAESLKKAAQAKGYEVKVETQGQIGIENEITIDEIKDADVVILTTDIGLKNIEKFNGKPIVKVPISDLVKKAGILIDKIEEAIKNRNK; from the coding sequence ATGAAAATTTTGGCAGTTACAGCATGTCCATCTGGAGTAGCACACACATATATGGCAGCAGAATCATTAAAAAAAGCTGCTCAAGCGAAAGGTTATGAAGTTAAAGTTGAAACTCAAGGTCAAATTGGAATTGAAAATGAAATTACAATAGATGAAATTAAAGATGCTGATGTTGTAATATTAACAACTGATATAGGTCTTAAAAATATAGAAAAATTTAATGGAAAACCAATCGTAAAAGTTCCTATAAGTGATTTAGTTAAAAAAGCAGGAATTTTAATAGATAAGATAGAAGAAGCAATTAAAAACAGAAATAAATAA
- a CDS encoding PTS sugar transporter subunit IIA → MRKVGNLIDEKLICLDLEAKSKEEVIKKMACLIHEDHKLCCLPDCDKNNEECNAIKEYINSLFERETSFSTAVGYSFAIPHGKSCCVDKACIAYSRLKKEIAWDEEENVRHIFMIGISDENTGNEHLEILIKLSTSILEDEFREKLESAKEKKEVIELLEKYSG, encoded by the coding sequence ATGAGGAAAGTTGGAAATTTAATTGATGAAAAATTAATTTGTTTGGATTTGGAAGCTAAAAGTAAAGAAGAGGTTATAAAAAAAATGGCATGTTTAATACATGAAGATCATAAATTATGTTGTTTGCCAGATTGTGATAAAAATAATGAAGAATGTAATGCAATAAAAGAATATATTAATTCTTTGTTTGAAAGGGAAACCTCTTTTTCTACTGCTGTTGGATATTCATTTGCTATACCACATGGAAAATCTTGTTGTGTAGATAAAGCTTGTATTGCTTATTCGAGATTAAAAAAAGAAATAGCTTGGGATGAAGAAGAAAATGTTAGACATATATTTATGATTGGAATTTCTGATGAAAATACAGGGAATGAACATTTGGAAATATTAATAAAATTATCTACTTCTATACTTGAAGATGAGTTTAGAGAAAAATTAGAAAGTGCAAAAGAGAAAAAAGAAGTGATAGAATTATTAGAAAAATATTCAGGATAA
- a CDS encoding MFS transporter, whose product MKIINKNFSFLSFSSFFDKAAIQFSIFLFPLIAIYLYNTNLMKTSLITFVTFIPNLIFSNHIGIFVDRHEKKKILLISNIISTILIFILILSIFFKIKSLTLFYFIIFLLNTIRIFYTLTYVSYIPILVEKENFKKANIVLEIINSFTQVIFPALLGILVNYISLPVLTLGYGLSHILSMLGQLFIEKEEEIKNKDKDYNESYLKEIIESYKFVFSHLLLKPIIICYVIMVFAIGIFASIQSFYILKILKLDKSSLGIIMGLGNIGFFIGSFLASFLSKKIKIAKSILLSILFYFLGYMSFYYFKSIQGLILGQALISASLPIYNINVVTLRQSVTPTEKIASVSSIFRVCGRGLIPIGALIGGVLGSIITLKYTILITSFIILISSLPIILSKNLMKKR is encoded by the coding sequence ATGAAAATTATCAATAAAAATTTTAGTTTTCTTTCTTTTTCATCTTTCTTTGATAAAGCAGCTATACAATTTTCTATATTTTTATTCCCTTTAATTGCTATTTATTTATATAATACAAATTTAATGAAAACTTCTTTAATTACATTTGTTACTTTTATTCCTAATCTAATTTTTTCAAATCACATAGGAATTTTTGTTGATAGGCATGAAAAGAAAAAAATTTTATTAATTTCTAATATTATTTCAACTATATTAATATTTATATTGATTTTGTCTATTTTTTTCAAAATAAAATCTTTAACTTTATTTTACTTTATAATATTTTTGTTAAATACAATTAGAATATTTTATACATTAACATATGTTTCATATATTCCAATTTTAGTTGAAAAAGAAAACTTCAAAAAAGCTAATATTGTATTAGAAATCATAAACTCATTTACTCAAGTTATATTTCCAGCACTATTAGGAATTTTAGTAAACTATATTTCTCTTCCTGTGTTGACTTTAGGATATGGTTTATCACATATATTATCAATGCTTGGTCAATTATTCATAGAAAAAGAAGAAGAAATTAAAAATAAGGATAAAGATTATAATGAAAGTTATCTAAAAGAAATAATAGAAAGTTATAAATTTGTATTTTCACATTTATTACTAAAACCTATAATAATATGTTATGTAATTATGGTTTTTGCTATAGGAATTTTTGCTTCTATACAAAGTTTCTATATCTTAAAAATATTAAAATTAGATAAAAGTAGTCTAGGAATTATTATGGGATTAGGTAATATAGGGTTTTTTATAGGAAGTTTTTTAGCTTCTTTTCTTTCTAAAAAGATAAAAATAGCAAAATCCATATTACTTTCAATCTTATTCTACTTTTTAGGCTATATGTCCTTTTATTATTTTAAAAGTATACAAGGACTTATACTAGGACAAGCTTTAATAAGTGCATCACTGCCGATTTATAATATAAATGTAGTAACATTGCGTCAAAGTGTTACACCAACAGAAAAAATTGCTAGTGTATCTTCTATTTTTAGAGTTTGTGGAAGAGGTTTAATTCCAATAGGTGCATTAATTGGAGGTGTTTTAGGGTCAATAATAACATTAAAATATACAATTTTAATTACTTCTTTTATTATTCTAATATCAAGTCTTCCAATAATTCTTTCAAAAAATTTAATGAAAAAGAGATAA
- a CDS encoding DEAD/DEAH box helicase → MSNKNIALLKEEVVTKLTSMGIFKMVVISSASNNLEYYYNILKQEKSEYESKYVNLSSYSYLDLVGVNIEILEFLNKNTKGILFLDINLALKIFFDEFKSKEFKVNEEYSRDEILEYLIENGYKKEYTVLNKGEFAIRGDIIDIYPSNLYNPIRLDFFDTILENIKVFSTYNQRSIENIEKIEIFGNVLTGIEREIVDMISIFNKGNIEIFLENKEFLEIRLEQMLMLDKDNEETLKKRFDKLIEKGNLLEVSRSKDRNYQDEIKLKRENIEKKGVKYNSVNQILEGDYVIHVEFGIGIYMGTVNINDRDYLYIQYADNDKLYIPVEKLDRISKYVSAGTAPKLYSLGTKGYKRREKRIREDVEKFAQELVNIQAKRKLITKLPFLKDTLWQEEFEEKFPFSLTWDQQKAVEDIKHDLESGRLMDRLLVGDVGYGKTEVAMITAFKAIENGYQCAILAPTTVLANQHFERCHKRFEDFGITVANLSRLTGKNTDDVLNGLKSGKIDLVIGTHRLLGDDVKFKNLGLLIIDEEQKFGVTAKEKIKKRKEDIHLLTLSATPIPRTLNLALLGIRDISLIQSSPMDRLPIITQKIQEDEIKKIILKELSRDGQVFYITNNVKGMAEKQKTLKKLMPDFVNIEYIHGQLSPKEIKQKINDFDEGKFDILIASTIVENGIDITNANSIIIENYTNLGLSQIYQLRGRVGRGKRQGYCYLLENEYKSKKGKEKDKSLEKIEGVEGGGYLLSLEDLNIRGAGEILGEKQHGAIDMFGYDLYLKMLKNEINKLKGEKVKEFKNTEINLLNNGYIPQEYIEKDERIVVYKRYAEVQSENELNKLTDEIRDRFGKIPKEMQNFIHSIKIKLYMIENGIDKIEENNKEYILTLPNYVVKLTKKEFSKRIK, encoded by the coding sequence ATGAGTAACAAAAATATTGCCTTACTTAAAGAAGAAGTTGTAACTAAACTTACAAGTATGGGTATTTTTAAAATGGTAGTCATAAGTTCAGCGTCAAATAATTTAGAATATTACTATAACATATTAAAACAAGAAAAAAGTGAATATGAAAGTAAATATGTAAATTTAAGTTCATACTCATATCTTGATTTAGTAGGAGTTAATATTGAAATATTGGAATTTTTAAATAAAAATACTAAAGGTATACTATTTCTTGATATTAATTTAGCATTAAAAATATTTTTTGATGAATTTAAATCAAAGGAATTTAAGGTTAATGAAGAATATTCAAGAGATGAAATATTAGAATATTTAATTGAAAATGGATATAAAAAGGAATATACAGTTCTTAATAAGGGAGAATTTGCAATTAGAGGAGATATTATTGATATATATCCATCTAATTTATATAACCCTATAAGACTTGATTTTTTTGACACTATACTTGAAAATATTAAAGTTTTTTCTACATATAATCAAAGATCTATTGAAAATATTGAAAAAATAGAAATATTTGGTAATGTATTAACTGGTATAGAAAGAGAAATTGTGGATATGATTTCAATTTTTAATAAGGGGAATATAGAGATATTTTTAGAAAACAAAGAATTTCTTGAAATTAGATTAGAACAAATGTTAATGCTTGATAAAGATAATGAAGAAACTTTAAAGAAAAGGTTTGATAAATTAATAGAAAAAGGAAATTTACTTGAGGTAAGTAGAAGTAAAGATAGAAATTATCAAGATGAAATTAAGCTAAAAAGAGAAAATATAGAGAAAAAAGGTGTTAAGTATAACAGTGTAAATCAAATATTAGAGGGAGATTATGTAATACACGTAGAATTTGGTATAGGGATATATATGGGAACAGTAAATATTAATGATAGAGATTACCTATATATACAATATGCGGATAATGATAAGCTATATATACCTGTTGAAAAATTAGATAGAATTAGTAAATATGTTTCAGCAGGCACGGCACCAAAACTCTATTCTTTAGGAACTAAGGGATATAAAAGACGTGAAAAAAGAATTAGAGAAGATGTTGAAAAATTTGCACAAGAACTAGTTAATATACAAGCTAAAAGAAAGCTTATTACTAAACTTCCTTTTTTGAAGGATACTCTTTGGCAAGAAGAATTTGAAGAAAAATTTCCTTTTAGTTTAACATGGGATCAACAAAAAGCAGTTGAAGACATTAAACACGATTTAGAAAGTGGAAGATTAATGGATAGACTATTAGTTGGAGATGTAGGTTATGGTAAAACAGAAGTTGCCATGATAACAGCTTTTAAAGCTATTGAAAATGGATATCAATGTGCCATACTTGCTCCCACAACTGTACTTGCTAATCAACATTTTGAAAGATGTCATAAAAGATTTGAAGATTTTGGAATTACTGTAGCTAATCTTTCAAGACTTACTGGAAAAAATACTGATGATGTTTTAAATGGGCTTAAAAGTGGAAAAATTGATTTAGTAATAGGAACACATAGATTACTTGGAGATGATGTAAAATTTAAAAATTTAGGGCTATTAATAATAGATGAAGAACAAAAATTTGGAGTTACAGCAAAGGAAAAAATCAAAAAAAGAAAAGAAGATATTCATTTGTTGACTTTAAGTGCAACACCTATACCTAGAACTTTAAATTTAGCTCTTTTAGGTATTAGAGATATATCTTTAATTCAAAGCTCTCCCATGGATAGACTACCTATTATTACACAAAAAATACAAGAAGATGAAATAAAGAAAATCATTTTAAAAGAACTTTCAAGAGATGGACAAGTTTTCTATATCACAAATAATGTTAAAGGAATGGCAGAAAAACAGAAAACTTTAAAGAAATTAATGCCTGATTTTGTAAATATTGAATATATACATGGACAATTAAGTCCTAAGGAAATTAAACAAAAAATAAATGATTTTGATGAGGGTAAATTCGATATATTAATAGCATCTACTATAGTAGAAAATGGTATAGATATTACTAATGCTAATAGTATAATTATAGAAAACTATACTAATCTTGGTCTTTCTCAAATTTATCAATTAAGGGGAAGAGTAGGTCGTGGTAAAAGACAAGGATACTGCTATTTATTAGAAAATGAGTATAAAAGTAAAAAAGGTAAGGAAAAAGATAAAAGTTTAGAAAAAATAGAGGGAGTAGAAGGTGGAGGATACTTGCTTTCTTTAGAAGATTTAAATATACGTGGTGCTGGAGAAATATTGGGAGAAAAACAACACGGTGCTATAGATATGTTTGGATATGACCTTTATCTTAAAATGCTTAAAAATGAAATAAATAAATTAAAAGGAGAAAAAGTAAAAGAATTTAAAAATACTGAAATTAACCTTTTAAATAATGGATATATACCTCAGGAATATATAGAAAAAGATGAAAGAATAGTTGTATATAAAAGGTATGCAGAAGTTCAAAGTGAAAATGAATTAAATAAATTAACAGATGAAATTAGAGATAGGTTTGGTAAAATACCAAAAGAAATGCAAAATTTCATTCATTCTATAAAAATAAAACTATATATGATAGAAAATGGTATAGATAAAATAGAAGAGAATAATAAAGAATATATTTTAACACTACCTAACTATGTGGTTAAATTAACAAAAAAGGAATTTTCTAAGAGAATTAAGTGA
- the recF gene encoding DNA replication/repair protein RecF (All proteins in this family for which functions are known are DNA-binding proteins that assist the filamentation of RecA onto DNA for the initiation of recombination or recombinational repair.): protein MIKEIFFSGFRNLIDKRIKLSSGFNLIYGENAQGKTSFMEAIYFGATGRSFRTKKNNEMIKYTSNDAKIFVKLDNTSNYSINLYKNEKKYFKNGEKIKYVDYIGDILAVSFIPEDVELVMGNPSIRRGFFNYEISQINKEYLHLIVDYEKILKVRNKMLKDKKYKEELYLIYNEKYIDICAKILKIRKEYVDELNKYLDVNYKNLFNPEHDFKLIYENFLKLEDVSNIEENKKVIEKLLKSKEGYDVQLGYSNYGVHKDEYIFELNGKNARHYSSQGEKKSIVFILKISEIELIEKKENKKPIFLMDDITSFFDNFRKNQIIHYFLEKEIQCFLTSTEDLKIVGKKFDVDGGIINEENQ from the coding sequence ATGATAAAAGAAATATTTTTTTCAGGATTTAGAAATTTAATTGATAAAAGAATAAAATTATCTAGTGGATTTAATTTAATTTATGGTGAAAATGCACAAGGTAAAACATCTTTTATGGAAGCTATATATTTTGGAGCAACTGGTAGAAGTTTTAGAACTAAAAAGAATAATGAAATGATAAAATATACTAGTAATGATGCTAAAATTTTTGTTAAATTAGATAATACCTCTAATTATTCTATTAATCTTTATAAAAATGAAAAAAAATATTTTAAAAATGGTGAAAAAATAAAATATGTAGACTATATAGGAGATATTTTAGCAGTTTCATTTATACCAGAAGATGTTGAATTAGTAATGGGTAACCCTTCAATTAGAAGGGGATTTTTCAATTACGAAATTTCTCAAATTAACAAAGAATATCTTCATTTGATAGTGGATTATGAAAAAATACTTAAAGTAAGAAATAAGATGCTTAAAGATAAAAAGTATAAGGAAGAACTTTATTTGATATATAATGAAAAATATATAGATATATGTGCCAAAATACTTAAAATTAGAAAAGAATATGTAGATGAATTAAATAAGTATTTAGATGTTAATTATAAAAATCTATTCAATCCAGAACATGATTTTAAATTAATTTATGAAAACTTTTTAAAGTTAGAAGATGTTTCAAATATAGAAGAAAATAAGAAAGTTATAGAAAAACTATTAAAAAGTAAAGAGGGATATGATGTTCAATTAGGATATTCTAATTATGGTGTTCATAAAGATGAATATATTTTTGAATTAAATGGCAAAAATGCAAGACATTATTCTTCGCAAGGTGAAAAAAAATCTATAGTATTTATACTAAAAATATCTGAAATTGAATTAATAGAAAAAAAGGAAAATAAAAAACCTATATTTTTAATGGATGACATTACTTCATTTTTTGATAATTTTAGAAAAAATCAAATTATACACTATTTTTTAGAAAAAGAAATACAATGTTTCTTAACTTCAACAGAAGATTTAAAAATAGTTGGTAAAAAATTTGATGTTGATGGGGGGATAATAAATGAAGAAAATCAGTAA
- a CDS encoding RNA-binding S4 domain-containing protein: MEIKINTEYIKLDQLLKYANLVENGSSAKEMILEGRVLVDNEVEVRRGRKIYRGMIVEFEGERVEIK; this comes from the coding sequence ATGGAAATAAAGATAAATACAGAATATATTAAACTAGATCAATTACTTAAATATGCAAATTTAGTTGAAAATGGTTCAAGTGCAAAAGAAATGATACTTGAGGGTCGTGTATTAGTAGATAATGAAGTTGAGGTTAGAAGAGGTAGAAAGATATATAGAGGTATGATAGTTGAATTTGAGGGAGAAAGAGTAGAAATTAAATGA